The Athene noctua chromosome 11, bAthNoc1.hap1.1, whole genome shotgun sequence genome has a segment encoding these proteins:
- the LOC141964579 gene encoding thymosin beta-15A homolog — protein MCDKPDLSEVEKFDKKKLKKTNTEEKNTLPSKETIEQEKECVKSS, from the exons ATGTGCGACAAGCCGGACCTCTCGGAGGTGGAGAAATTCGACaagaagaagctgaagaaaaccaACACGGAGGAGAAGAACACGCTGCCCTCCAAGGAGA CTATTGAGCAGGAGAAGGAATGCGTGAAGTCTTCCTAG